The Rosa rugosa chromosome 1, drRosRugo1.1, whole genome shotgun sequence genomic sequence GGAAGCCTCTCTCTTACCTAAACTTttattatccaaaaaaaaaatgactagaCCAAGTTAATGTCTATCCTTCATTTGGTTAGCGGATtgaaaaaagattttttttttaatcttgtaATATATTTTACGTTATGAGGCTAcgctgggatacactgcatgacGGTGTGTGTGGTTACTACTGTCGTCCAaaccttaaaaaaaaagaaaaaaaatagtttacGTTATGATAAGTTCACTTTTTTCCATTCAACCGACCAAATGGGACCCTAGTAGGTCAAGTTTTTGAATAAGTTGTCTGTACGGCATGGGAAAATTCTATGCAAGGTTCCCATATCCAAATTAAGGGATAAGGAAGACTAAAAGTCACCCGACCATTTGCAGCATGAGAAATGTCTAGTTACCTATGTAATAAATCATAGTTAAGTACAATGAAAATTTGCAAGCCAAAATTATAGAAATTTGGAGGATtaaaattaaatatataaatatcggattaaattcagtttacccccctgagatTTGGAggtaacttcatgttagtctctgtcctctcaatttaatcagtttaccgcCTGAGCTGttcaattttcctcaaccgtgtccaatatCTCATTCTCCGTCCAATTCTTCTGTTaagtgatgacgtggcaggATATAAAATTGTGAAATTCCTATAATACCCCTTGTCAAacctaaatgaaaaaaaaaaaaaaaaacctaatatttatcttcaattttctcaatataaagGAAGAGAACACATGAAAAGCTCTTCCCAATGTCATTGGATCAAACCAAGGCATCAATTACAATTGTATATGTCATCTTCCCAAACCTTCATTTCTCGACACAACCCACCAATTAGGATGTTGTCTGTGACCACATTGCAGGCCATTCCTCTTCTCACGCATTTCATCGAACAGGGTCAAGGCACTATTTTTTCATCGATGCAACAACCACTGATCAAACAAGTATAAGTACGCATGTTATGAACAACcccattaatcttcatcttctcatgCAACTCAAACCCTTCTTCAACTCAAGGAATTCACCCAGCACGCTGGAGCTACAATGATTTGGGTAAACAGGTCCACTACATGTTTTCCTTAATTAGTCTTTCCACTATCATATTATTCATGCAATTGTTTAATTTGCACATTTTGCAAATTAAAGACGAGAATAAGTACCTGCCAGGCCGATCTACTTTGTTTAGAAGAAGAATAGGACGCAGCCCGTATTTTAAGGCTTTGGCAAGCACAAACTTGGTCTGTGCTAGCAGATCTTCCTCGGCATCAACAACTAAAACTGCCCCTTCAACCATACCAACAACCCGCTCAACCTATATCCATCCATTGCAGAAAAACCAATGAAATGATTACTCAAAATCCATAAAATTTGCATTGAATCGAAAAACAATACTAAATGAGTCAGTCTAGTCACTCTAGTGGCATACTTCACCACCAAAGTCTGCATGTCCCGGCGTATCAACCATGTTTAGCTCATTCTCCTTCCAGAAAACCGACGCAACCTGCGAAAAAATTACAAGCTTACTCAATGATTATTGATCCAACCACAACTAATTAAAATCATCCATACTAATCAGCTAAACAAGAATCTAGTCACTAATTTAATccatttttaattttctgatgaACCAAACAGGTCCTGACATTCGAAATTGCAATTACATTTGgatagaaagagagagggagggaccTTGGAGGCTCCTTCTCCCCCGACCTTCGCAACAACGCCGGCAAGGCGCAGGCTCAGGATCGTCGTCACCGGTGGCGCCGGCTCCCACCTCGTCGATAAATTGTTGGTTTAGGCATGTGATTATctgaataagaagaagaagaagaaccggGTCAAGTTCTGGAAGACTCGGGTCGAGGCGTCGAAGAGGCTTGAAGGGAGGCTGAGGGCGGTCGAGTCGGTGAATTCGGACCACAGCTGGTGCGCCGCCATCGTCGATTGGCCCACTTCCTTGAACCGGGTCACAATTCCGGTAGACATTGTGAAATGGGTGATTCCAAAGATTTGATTTTGGGGTGAGGAAtgtgaaaattgagaaaaaatTAGAGATGGGTCTTTGGTTTCTATGTTACTGctatgagaagaagaagaagaagatcataagaagaagaagaagagctgaGAGACTGGGGAACAGATGGGgagattttgtgttttctttctcttaaaattttatgaaatgaccattttagcccctgAAGTATCAGAGTTAACTGAAGAATTGAACGGAGAAGGAGacattggacacggttgaggaaaattgaaCAGCtcggggggtaaactgattaaatttaGAGGACATAgactaacatgaagttacccccaaacctcaggaggataaactgaatttaatccatatatatatatatatatatatatatatatatatatatatatatacacacacacacagtgggtttagggtttagaacGAGGTTAgtgtttagggtcacttttcggtcgcatatccacatctcgaccgttcagtttttatgtactaatgtatagatcatctttgcaaaatttcagccaaattgatagtcgttaagacattgataactgccttaaagctagtacggttcaggttggaccgtactatacagatcctatccagagcgatgccaaattgatatacagatcctatccagagcgatgcctcgctttgaaattttagagtgaggttagggtttatggtcacttttcggtcacatatccacatctcgaccgttcagtttttatgtactaatgtatagatcatcactgcaaaatttcaaccaaattgatggtcattaaggtatctaactcgcttaaaccaatggacgaactgaatttgtccaacctgaaccgtactagctttaaggcagttatcaatgccttaacgaccatcaatttggctgaaattttacagagatgatctatacattagtacctaaaaactgaacggttgagatgtggatatgcgaccgaaaagtgaccctaaaccctaacctcgctctaaaatttcaaagcgaggcatcgctttgaaattttagagcgaggttagggtttagggtcacttttcggtcgcatatccacatctcgaccgttcagtttttatgtactaatgtatagatcatctttgcaaaatttcagctaaattgatggtcattaaggtatctaactcgcttaaaccaatggacgaactgaatttgtccaacctgaaccgtactagctttaaggcagttatcaatgccttaacgaccatcaatttggctgaaattttacagagatgatctatacattagtacctaaaaactgaacggttgagatgtggatatgcgaccgaaaagtgaatgctagaaaaaaaagaggaaaattttattcaaaggaaagaaaaagattaCAAGTTTGCAGTAAGCACTAAAACTTACTACATATGAGAAACTCAATGAAAATACATCAATGAAAACGAAAATAAGGGAGACCTAACATATCCCTATTACAAAGAAATGAGGTGAATGGAGGAGTTGAGTCCCACTAGATAAACTCAATAGAAGATGAGCCATAATTAGCAAGTGTATCTGCTACTTGATTTCCTTCCCGAAATATATGAGACGACTGAAATTGCATTTGAGAGATTTGATGCAGGCAGTTTTCCCACTCCACCTTTAGTTGAGTGCCTAGTGTGGGGAGCGAAGAAAATTAAGAACAAGAGTTGAGTCGACCTTCAACCAAATATGCTTTCAATCTCTTAACCAAGCCAATTCAAATGCTTTGATGACTGCCTTGTGAGACATATTTGAACATGTGTGAAATACATATTAAGTATCGACAACTTATTAATAATTGCATAGTAAGTAATTTGAGATCAAATATGTTTCCTACTCCTTGTTGAATTATGTTTGTGTTATGAGTCGCACAAATGTAATGGGAAGTCTAAAACAGCTTGGAAACCAAGCAGATATTATCAGATAAACATATAGTGACTAAGTTCTAATGAAATACAGATGCCTCTTATGGGGAGGACTTTGTTTAAACTGGTCACTATATATACAGGGTCCCTATGACCTCTCTACACACAAGCTTCAAGTATTCTAGCCCCATAGATAGTTGCTATAGTTGCTGTATTCGAGAGGATCATAGAAGATTTCTGTTTTGTCCTAATGGCCTTCTCTTCTGCTGCCGGTATTGCTTTTGTGCCTGCAAGACTAAATCATATAGCATAATTGTATACATTGGTTAATTGTTGTACTGTGTTTATTGTTCATGCAATTACATATATAATATGTGTTCTTTATGTTTAACATCTCTAAACCCAGTTTGATCATTCATATTCTTTCTTaatcataaataaaaaaaaccctaacTAACTGAAACCCTAGATTCATTGATAAGCTAGCTCTCAACATTCTGACTAAGATTCTACATACGTAATATATACGTCTTTAGGCCTATAAgatcatgaaaaagaaaaatctggCTATAACTTAATTAATTTCTTTCTACAGACCTCGATCTCCAATTTCTTGTTCTTAACAACAAATTCCCTCGACTGCCATTGATATTTTCAACCACCATTTCGCATTCTCTTATTAAAACTTTGTTGGAAGCTTCAACAGTAGCCCTCAACTTTTCCATCTTCCATTAGCTATAATTGTCGCCCGTCTCTTTCTCCCTTTTGCGTGCCCTTGTGACAGTCACgttacaatttgaaatattgccATATATTTCTTGCTTCTTACACCCCACAATCACATACAACATATGCCCACCAAATTAAAAGCTTCAACAACACATTCACACTTTAATCATGACAAGCACACTACTATGCCTAGCACTATCACCACCGCACCCTGTGCTGTAGCCAGCTTCCACTCTTAGTTATTTTAAACCATACATAAACTTCAAAACTAATTGGATGAGATCCAACAAGGATCCCtttaatttcataaaatctggacTCTCTATCCAATCTAACGGTCTTGACAATTGACACATCACTCTTCCacaaatttttggtttttcatctAAACCTTAGTTAACTTGCCGTTAActctagaaattttttttttgagatttctgatcGTCAGTGTTTATCATCTACGTCAAGTTTCTtctttttactttatttatttatttatttctcttTACTTCCATGGCTGCGCACTAACCATGGAATGACTTCAGTAAATTTTTTGCACTCCGATTCCTTCCAGCCCCATCATCAATCACATCTTCATTAATTAAAATCTCCAATcaatttgaaaataaattaatttaatCTGgagttccttctttttcttttttctgaacGGGAAATCTGGAGTTCCTTAAGTTCTTCAAAACCACACGAATTTCTTTTCGTGTCGATCTCAtccttttctttgcttttagtCGTCTTTGGTCCTGTAGGATTTTTTGTTATTGCTACATTGGCTATGCGTTTTGGTTAATGACTTCAGTCCTTTATTTATTTGGAATCTGCTTGCTTCGTCTTCTCTATTTAATATTCTAGCTTGAATTGTTTGGCATGGGATCTCTTCATCCTTGTGATGAATTTACTTCGTGGGAGTTGAAAATCTAAGATCATGAGTACCTGTGTGTTTTACTGTTTTGTAGAGGCAGTTAGTTTGAAATATTATCTCTCACCCTACTTGGGTCTCAATCTAAAAAAAACTGCAAAAAGTCATTCCATGGTTAGTGCGCAGCCATGGAAGTAAAgagaaatagaaagaaaaaaaaaagtaaaaagaagaaACTTGACGTAGATGATAAACACTGACGatcagaaatctcaaattttttttttctagagttAACGACAAGTTAACTAGGGTTTAGaggaaaaaccaaaaatttgtGGGAGAGTGATGTGTCAATTGTCAAGACCGTTAGATTAGATAGAGAGtctagattttatgaaattgaaataaatttactccctcctcactttagaggaccCGGATCCATCAGACAAATAGTTATAGTGCAATATTATGTTAAAACTTGTACAACGTATCGACATATAAATGTAGATTAactttatgcatgtaattatagATTTGTTTTATGAAAAATTTGATCTAACATTGCATGAAGTTAGTCTATATTAATATATGATACATTAATGCATTAATTAAAGAGGCTTTATGTTGTTGTTAAGTATTGTACTTATCATCCTGTCTCACCAAATTGTCAGATTGTAAATAAATGACATGTTATGATTCAATTATATAGTAGTAGAttgtcaatttacacaccttagCTAGAGACTTAGATTCTTATATCACGTTTCTCTTGTGAGATTAAGTGATTAACTTCATTCAGCTCATCCGCGACTTGAATCAAGATACAATTCCAACAACATAATCCTATTTTTTTATGACAAGAGACTATTTTTGCAATAACTAATCCAAAAGTTTAGAATCCCATCTAAGAACATCGatctctctttcttgtttcCTCTTAGGAACGACAACTAATTATAACTAATTCTTGATAATGGAGCTGGCCCTAACTTTAAAATTCAAACTTCAATACATGTGTATTAAGGTAATATTAATTTCAAACTAAAgggaaacaataaaaaataaaaaaaagaggcaAAAACAAAATGATAGTGAAATAAAGCAACTGCAGAGCATGCGAGATGATATTGTTCTAAAGTCCACTACTAGTGTACTACTATCTGCTAATGATCGATCAAGACATCGACTTTATACAACATCTATCAAAAGAATTAGAAGATGATCAAGTTTGCATGCGATCGGTTTAAAGCCCCTTTAGCCATTCATACGTTCTGTGATGCGACATGTCTTGCTTTAGCTGCTTTTGCTTACTaccgttcttcttcttcttcttcttcttcttcttcatcttcaagtctGCCGCTACTTTATCGGCTTTCTTCTCATGCGTAGCTTCGCTAAAGATAGCCAAGCTACTTTTCGGGACGACAGCATTGGATGCCACCGCTTCGAACGAGCACTTACACCCGTTGAAAAATCTCTGTGGACTCTTCTCCGAGTTCAATGCTGCAGTAGTATTAGTGACGTTCTTTTCACCATCACTAATAGTACCATTGGCAACCGTACTAGTAGTCTTGTTGTTGGTGGTGCTAAAAGAAGTACTATTGTTGCTATTAACGCTGCTATTGCGACTGACACTAATTCTTGTGCTTTTAACACGAGCACTGTTACTACGAAGTACCTTATTAAGGTTCTGTTCAGGTGTTCGTACCAATCCCAACCGGAAAAAGTCCCATATCGACGACGATTTCTTGCTCGATCGGCTGCCTACTTTTTCTAGCCGTCCCCCATTTGAAACATGAATCTGAGGTTTCGGGCTCGGCTGCGTGTAAAACTGGTTTCGGACAGGTACTACTCTTGGCTTCGAATTCGCAATGCTAGTGTTTGTTGTGGCGGTGGAGCTGCTACTGTTGCTGTTGCTTCTTGACGAGTTGGGACTAATTCTAGTACTGCTGCAGCTACTGCTTCTGCCGTGGCTAATGCTTTTGAAACCTGACATGTAACATGGAACATGTCGGTCCATGGACTCGGAACCCAACACAGATAACCCCTGTGCCGGGTTCAGCTTGGTTAAGCCGCTGTCGGAGCTGACGGAGAGACGCAGAGGCAGAATCTGTCCCTTGAAAAAGAGTTCATCGGCGGTGCACATTGTTGTATCTGCCAAGAAAGAGCTGCTGCGCATGGAAGAGCCAAAGTCGAATTCTTCTTCGGCTTCGATGACCTTACCACTATCAGGTTTAGTACTAGTTGAGTGGTTTCGATCTGATTTGGTGAAATTGTGGGGAAGATCGGATAGTGATAGATCTTCCTCCAATTGCTCGGAGGATGATGAATCTGTTGCCATTTCTAGCTCTAATTATGCTCACGAGGTTGGTTCTCCTGTTGTGTGATTCAAGAAATGAGGACAAAGATACGGAGATTTTCAGAGATTAAGAATCTGAGTGGTGGATGATTTTAAAtgtgagggagggagggagagagaggatcAGAGGATGAAGAAGGGAGACATGTGGAACTACATagaaaagaaggaaggaatatAAAGCAGATGGAGTGCCGAAAAagtaaattaaagaaagaaagaatagtGAAATTGAAGGAATAAGAAAGGGCAGGCTGCCCAACTGAATAGTCTCTTTTTCTTGTTTGGGAGTGAAGAAAGGTGCTGTTACTACTGACTCTGGCCTTTGTGGCCTCTGGGGCCGCCGGCCACTAACTGAGTTTGTCtttactatgtatgctcaactCCACGGGGTTTGCATGCCTAACTCCAACTCAAACTCAAGTAGAGAAGAATTAATACTTATTCGATATTCGATATGCTACTACGAGACTCGAGTTGCATAGTTCTATTCAACTGTGGAtcttatatttttaaattttttttttagggttattatcataaatggtacctgaacttatcatCTATCTTAtcgatgatacctgaactttaattttgatcacaatcagtacctgaacttttcgatttcattttaaatggtacctattACTAACTTCCGTTAATCAAACGTTAAAAACTGACATGTGCCTAACATGTGACTCATTTTTCAAGAATAAATTTGTaaagttacttttttttttttttggaatattaCTTATTTTCACATATATTGTGGCCATAAAAAAAATGAgattatcaaaaataaaaactttcaacttcaattaaaaatatgaatgacatgaaaaaaaaaattacgaaaGTTTCGATAAGCTTTTGGGTTTTAAGTGTTTTAtagtttgtccaaaaaaaaaaaaaagttttataattttatttgaaatgttttatatgtatctataaaacaaattaagttttgatgagatcttgtttttaaatttttatttcatAACAAGGTAGAGATtcattttaatttctatttttaattgaacttCTATTTTGATTAAgatattaatttattaaaatattATTTAGGAATTTTTTTAGTAAACAAGATTATTTAAAGGGctaatgataaaagaggtcattttaaagtgccttattataattcagtTAACAAAAATGTTTCCATGATAATTCAGGTCACCTCTTTacaacctaccactagagttaaatttaattacaaaaactacCACTGGcagctctccctctctcccgtTATCTAATCCCATCTAAACCTGTCTCTCTCCCTCTAAATTTCTCTCCCAATTTGATAATGCGATTGCAATCGCCGCTATCTGAGTCATTGTTTCTGAATTCGTCGAGGTTTGATCGGACTAAGAGTTTATGACATCGCAGTGGCGACGGAGGAGAGGCTAGGTTAGGGTTTGAGTTTTCAGGAGCTATCTGCTCGAAATTGGTGACAATGGCGCCGAGGCTTGGTTCCAGCGATGCATCCGACTTCaagttccttctctttctggtcgAAATTTACGATCTCATCGCTGTGCTTGTCCACTTGATTGTTCTTTAATCTCGCCGTGAGATTCACGCTTTGGTTTTCAGATCGACGCATGATAGATTTCA encodes the following:
- the LOC133727419 gene encoding probable membrane-associated kinase regulator 1, with protein sequence MATDSSSSEQLEEDLSLSDLPHNFTKSDRNHSTSTKPDSGKVIEAEEEFDFGSSMRSSSFLADTTMCTADELFFKGQILPLRLSVSSDSGLTKLNPAQGLSVLGSESMDRHVPCYMSGFKSISHGRSSSCSSTRISPNSSRSNSNSSSSTATTNTSIANSKPRVVPVRNQFYTQPSPKPQIHVSNGGRLEKVGSRSSKKSSSIWDFFRLGLVRTPEQNLNKVLRSNSARVKSTRISVSRNSSVNSNNSTSFSTTNNKTTSTVANGTISDGEKNVTNTTAALNSEKSPQRFFNGCKCSFEAVASNAVVPKSSLAIFSEATHEKKADKVAADLKMKKKKKKKKKNGSKQKQLKQDMSHHRTYEWLKGL